TGGTTTAACTGATGGAAATGGTAAAATTACCCTTCCAAAAAATACTGAAATAAAAGGTACTCTGAGTTTACAAACCATTACTCCTAATGGCGATGTACAAAAGATGCTTATCGCTCGTGACCCAAGTAAATTTGCTGGCGTCTATACCATTGATATGGATCATCCAACTCAAGCAATGGCACACGAAGTTTCTTTCCGTACTCTTCCTGGTGAGAAAATCATCTCTCCTTTAACAGACCTTGTAGCAGCCAAAGCGGGTACAAATCCAACACAAACTCAAATAAAACAAGCTAAAAAAGAAGTAAATACAGCTCTTGGATTGGATGCAGAAAACACTGATGTATTTTCTGATGTCATTGCTGCTGGCGATCATGTTCTACACAAAACAGCACAAATCTTAACTGAATCAAAAGTAGAAGCAGGTAATAACTATACACCAGCAGCAGCTATCGCGATTGCCGAAAAAGCGACAGAAATAGTAAACGATCCTGAAAATGCAGATAAACTTGATCAACCTAACTTCAAACCAACGATTCCTGTAGACAATACAGGAACAGTCGGTGAAGTGATTATTAATAATAAGTTAGTCGTTAGCAAAACTATTTATGACAACCTTATCAAACAAGTAAATAGCGCAGATAAATTTACTGATGTTACAGAAATTTCTCTAATCGATTTACCTATCGCTGAACTATTTGTAGATGCTGATAATAAAAATGAAATTATCCCAGAAGTAAAAATCAGTACCGTAAATGGTAGCGATGTTACTGCAGAATTTAACATTACTAAAACAGCGACAGAGTTAACTATTTCAGCAAAAAATATCACAACTGTACGTGATACTTATATTGTGACATTAAGCTCTACAGATATTGCTGTTAATGATAAAAACATGGGGGTAGTCAGTACGACTTTTGAAATCAAAGTTGATCTAGAAAATTCAGCACCAACATTAAACCTACAAGTTAAAAGTACATTACAAGAGTGGTTAGGAAGTTTAGAACTACAACAAAATGTTGCTGTATTTGATGAAAAAATGCGTATCAGCGACTTATTTGAAGATGAAGACAAGTTAACTTATAGCGTTTATAGCTCTGTTGCAGGTTTAGAGTTTGCACTTGCTCCTTTTAATGATGGCGGTACTGAACTTGAAATATTAGGTAAGCCAAGCCATGCGTACCCAGCAGGTGAAACGATTACAATTTCTGCGACTGATGGTATTAATACTGTTTATGAAGAATTTACATTAGCTGCAATTGCAGAAGCCGGCATTACGATTAATGAAATCAAATATGTGGCACTACAAGAAAAAATTACTGATATAACCTTGAAAAAAGGTACCCCTGTAATAGAGGCTCAATTAAATATTACAGAACTGTTCAATACTGAAAGCGTAAACGGCTTAGGTGCTATTGAATATTATGCAGGCTTAGAAGATAAAGCTCCTGGACCTAATGGTGAGAACCTTCATGAAGGTTTCACTACTGTAGATGGTGTTAACGTTAGCGTTGATACTAATGGCACCCTTACTATTTCTGGTGAACCAAACGAGATTATTAAAGGTGGTTACTTCTACCTTATGGCAGGTGTAAATGGTGACACCTCAGACGAAATTTCATCTAAAATGGTGAAAATAACTTTATCTGATGTTCAACCTGCGGATGGTGGCGAAATAATTCCACCAGAGACAAGCCTTAACCTACAAGATAAATATTTATATAAAATAGAAAGCGGAAATTTCAATGGCGTATCAGGTTTATTCTGTGACATTCGCTATTATGATTCTTCTAATAAAAAGTTCTATATGAATATAAGAACAGAAATCAATAAAGAACTTTGTACTGTTGTAAACACAACTCTTTCACCAAGCAACCAACCAGAATTATTTGAAGAAGTTGCTGAATATACACTTCAAAATGGAGTTTTCACTTTTAGTTATAATGATGGTTCTGAGCAATTTACAACCACTCATTCACCTTTACAATTTGATATAGGTTATGACTCTCAAGTATCACCATTTAGCCACTATGTTGTTAGAGCTAATGAGGTTGGGATCGATAATGATGGTGAATATGAAAGTGCTGAACTTTACTCTCTATATCTTGGAGCAGAAGCAGTTGAGGAGGTTATTGCAGTAAAAACTACCCATCAAAGCGGCAATGACCATACAACTGAACCATCAAACTTCAGAAATCAACTGATACATTACACAGATAGCAATGAAGTGTCTGAATTCAAAGTCGAAGCTCAAATGCGATCTTTGGATTTCTGTGATGGAACTTTAGGTGGATCAATGTGCGAACAAGGTTTGGCTGATGCTGACCTTATTATCAAAGATATGAGCTGTTCTGAATTTCAAAATGCCTACAACACTCCATATGTGAACGGTGAACACTTCATTAATGAAGGTTATATTGAAAACGGTATTAATAAGTGTGGTATCGATTTTTATAGTGAGAGTGCTATTACATCAGGATTTTATACTTTCCGTGCTTCACCTAAAAATGAAAATACTCATGAAGAAATTAACTTCAGTTTCAAAAAAGACTAAATGTGATTAACTAACATCAAGCCCCGCAATCGCGGGGCTTTTTATTTTCCATTTCCACTTTCCTCCCCACTTCCAATTAAAATCCAACTCACATCACAAAAAACTCACCTCAAATTTCCATTTCCACTTTTATTTCCACTGTAGGCAAATCTGTAACCTTATAATAAGTAAGAAAATAACAAAAAAAGTATGATCTATATCTCCTCAAGTATTCCAATTTCCACTTCAAAGTGGAAAAACTCTCTCTGTTCACTTTTTCTTTCCACTTATATTCTTTCATCATCAAGTTACGTATTAAAAATATTATTTAGAGGGAATAAAAAACGTGAATAGTAATACTCTAGAAATAAATGAAGAGTTATTCACTGATGAAGTAGATTCAACGTTCAATAAAGTTATCGATATTTTACGAGCTGAGAATATATTTCCAGACAGTGTTCAAAAACAAATGCTTTATTCTCATTTAAAAGCAATGGTAATTCGTTCTCATACTAATGAACCATTACCAGAAGTTGAAATTGAAATGTTTGATGAAATATCTAAGTCATCACACAAATTAGCTGAAGATGTCGTGAAATGGTTTCCGGCATTAGCATACGAAGAAACATATTTATTATCTGTTCACTTTGAAGTGGCAAAAGAAAACGAATTAACTGAAGAATTAGGAGCTTAATATGGCTGATGTAAAAGTAGTTATCGGTGACCGTCTAGGTAAAGGACAAAAAGTAGGTATGGGTGTTGAGGCTGCAGGTGGTTCTGTAACAGTAATCCCAGGCATGGCAGCAGATATGAAGCTTGGTGACATCATGAAACAAGAAGAAGCTGACTTCGGTATCTCTTTTTGTGGCAGTGGCGGTGCTGGTGCTATCACGGCTCAAAATAAATACGGCTACAAAGCAAAATATGGTATGCGCTCTGTAGAAGAAGGCGTTACTGCAATTAATGAAGGTTATAACGTTCTTGGATTTGGTTTTATGGACCAAGAAGAACTAGGTAAAAAATTAGTTGAAGCCTTCGTTAAAAAATACAGAAGTTAATTATTTATGAAAGAATCTATTACAACAACCGTAACGGTCAGTGGTAATGGAAATACAAAACAATCAGCTTTCAGCTCTGCATTAAGTAATATTCAAAAAACCATTTTAAAAGATAACGAACAAGTTATTTTACGAATTGAACCTGTTGATGTGAAATTAATTAATGCAGAGAAAAAAGAAAGAATTGAAAAGTTTATGTTTTTCTTTTTACCAAGAAATAAAACAACCTACTCAGTCACAATTGATGTCACTGTTAATGTCACAGTAATTAATATTGACCAATTGGATTTTAAATCAATATAAACACCTATTTATTTAATTAGCACTTAATTAAATATACTAACGGAAGGTATATATAGATGTTCTTAATAATATTAATAAAGTCCCTCATTATTGGGGCTTTAGTTGGCGTCGGCGTTGGTGTCGGTGCAGCTCGAATGTTCCATGCTCCAACAGTTCAAGGGATGGGTGCATTCCGTACTCTTGGAGAGCTTAATTCTTGTGAAGGTGACCCTGCTTCTCACTTCTCTTTTGGTCTTGGTTTCTTCTTTAACGCATGGGCATCATCTGTTGCTGCTGGTGCATTCACTCAAGACGTTGATCACCGCATCATTCCTAACTGGGGTGCCGCTGCTCTAATGGTTAAAAACCGTGATGTAGCGACAACCATGCACGACCCGAAAAAAATGGGTATTGCTTGTGGCATCATCGGCATGATCGTTGTTGCTTTCTTAAATACAACAGCATCAGCCGTTCCAGAAAGCCTACAAATCACAGCCGTTAAAGTACTTGTTCCTGCAGCTAACCTTCTTGTAAACATCGCGATGCCGGTTATTTTCTGGCTTGCAGCTATTGATGCGGGCCGTCGTTCAGGTTTTTGGGCAACTATCTTTGGTGGTCTTGCTCATATGATCATGGGTAACGCCGTTCCAGGTCTTGTTCTGGGTATCTTAATTGGTAAAGGTGTTGAAGATGGTGGCTGGAACCGTGTAACCAAAACGATGTTAACTGCGGTAATTGCACTGTTTGTTCTAAGTGCCTTCTTCCGTGGATTTGACCTTGAGCTTCTAGAATCTTTCCGACTCACTATCCCTACATGGTTAGAGAGTGTTCATACAAGCATTAGTGGCAAATAGTAAGTCTGGAGTTTTAAAATGGATGACAAATTAAAGAATAACTTTTGGTACGCAGATTGGTCTTTTCCATTCTTCGTAGGTCTGCTTTCTTCAGGCGTATTTGCTGGTACTCACATGTATTACCTATACGGCATCGGCGCATTTAACGAAGTTGCTTTCGTTTCAATGTTACGAGCAGGTATGGACACAGGTGTTTATGGTGCGGTTGCTGCCTTTGGTGCGAGTTTCTTATTCGCTCGAATCATTGAAGGTTCACTAGTTGGTATCTTGGACATCGGTGGTGCAATTCAAACCGGTATTGGACTGGGTGTACCAGCTCTACTTCTTGGTGCTGGTATTGTTTACCCGCTAGAAAACTTTGTTGCCTCATTAATTGTTGGTTTCTTCTTAGGCGTGGCAATTGGTTACATCATCATTATTGCTCGTAAATATACCGTTGGCCAAAGTAACTCTACCTACGGTGCTGACGTCATGATGGGGGCTGGTAATTCATCAGGTCGCTTCTTAGGTCCTTTGATTGTTCTATCTGCAATTGGTGCTTCAATTCCAATTGGTATCGGTTCATTAATTGGTGCCCTAGCATTTTACCAATGGCAAAAACCAATCACTGGTGGCGCAATTTTAGGGGCAATGGTTTTCGGTTCATTATTCCCAGTAGCCATCGGCTAACCCATATTGGTAATGCTCTTCAATCAAGAAGAGCATTACATAACGCAGGTAAGAACTATGTATGACTTACTCATTAAAAATGGAAAATTAGTCAACGGTCATTTTGTTGATATTGCTATTCAAGCAGGAAAAATTGCCAAAATTAATACCAATATTATCGAAGATGCTGAAAAAGAAATTGATTTAAAAGGACTTCATTACATCAGTGCTGGTTGGATAGATTCTCACACTCACTGTTATTCCGCCTCCCCTATTTATAACGATGAGCCAGATTTAATTGGTGTCGCTCATGGTGTAACCACTGTTATCGATGCTGGTAGTGTTGGTGCGGATGATATTGATGATTTTTATCAACTAACTCAAAAAAGCTCAACTAACGTATACAGCATTCTGAATATTTCTCGAATTGGTTTATTACGACAAGATGAGCTTGCTGATATGAGTGATATTGATTTGGATATCGCTAAAGAAACCATCAACAAACATTCCAATTTTGTGGTTGGCATTAAAGCGCGAATGAGCGGCAGTGTTGTAAAAGAAAATGGATTAAAACCTTTGGTTAAAGCCAAAGAGATGCAAGCTCAAAATAACCACCTACCTTTAATGGTACATGTTGGAAATAATCCACCAAATTTAGATGATATTGCTGAATTATTAACAAAAGGCGACATCATTACACACTGTTATAACGGTAAACCAAATCGCATTCTAACTCCTGAAGGTGAGCTAAAAGAATCGATGAAAAAAGCCATTAAACGTGGCGTTATTTTAGATGTTGGCCATGGCGGTGCGAGTTTCAGTTTTGACGTTGCTGAACAAGCGATTAAAAAAGGGATTTACCCTGACACAATAAGTTCTGATATTTACTGTAAAAACCGAATTGCAGGACCGGTACGTAGCCTACCTCATATCATGTCCAAGTTTTTAACCATTGGTTTATCTCTTGAGCAAGTAATCAACTGTGTCACGATAAATGCTGCAAATGCACTGCAAATGGACACAAAGGGTCAATTAGAAGTGGGGAAAGATGCCGATCTAACCATTTTTAACATCCATCACGAACCATGTACTTTTGTCGATTCTGAACAAGGAAATCGTCAAGGTAACGAATCATTTTTACCTTTGGCAAGCATTGTTGCAGGTCAAATTATCACGACACAACACGGAGAGAACACTGATGTCTTCAATTCATGAGAAGTATGGTCTAACTGAAGTAATTAATGCATCTGGTCGCATGACGGCATTAGGGGTTTCAACGCCAAATGAAGACGTTGTAAATGCAGTAAAAGAAGGGCTTGGACAATATTTTGATATGAAAGATCTCGTTATCAAAACGGGTGAATATATTGCTAACCTTCTTAATGTTGATGCTGCAATTGTTGTCTCTTGTGCTTCTGCTGGCATCGCTCAGTCTGTAGCTGCAGTTATTGTTAAAGACAGCCAATACCGTTTAGAAAACCTACACGCCCATGCTCACGATGTTCCATCAGAAATTGTACTGCCAAAAGGCCATAACGTTAACTTTGGCGCCCCTGTTGGCACCATGGTAACTCTCGGTGGCGGAACCATTAAAGAAGCGGGATACGCGAATGAATGTTCAGCAGAACAACTTGAAGCCGCTATCACTAAAAATACAGCAGCGATTTTGTACATCAAATCTCACCACTGTGTTCAAAAAAGTATTTTAAACGTAGAGCAAGCGGCAGTTGTAGCTCAAAAACATAACCTACCATTAATTGTTGATGCCGCAGCAGAAGAAGATTTAAAAGGCTATTTTGCAATGGGTGCTGATCTCGTTATTTACAGTGGTGCAAAAGCCATTGAAGGACCGACAAGCGGATTAGTTGTAGGTAAAACTCAATATGTAGATTGGGTTCGCAAACAATCTCAAGGCATTGGCCGAGCAATGAAAGTCGGCAAAGAAGGTATCTTAGGTTTAACTCACGCTATCACTGATTACTTAACTGTTGAAAAAGAATCAGGCCAAGAAATGGTCGCGAAGATGGAAAAGTTCATCGCTGATATGAACACCATTCATGGCGTAACGTCACGAGTCGTATGGGACAGCGCAGGACGTGATATTGCAAGAGCTGAAATTGCTTTTAACCATGAATCCCTAGGTACAACAACCAATAATATCGTTAAGCAATTAAATAACGGCAATCCAGCGATTTACTGCCGTGGCTACAAAGCTAATGAAGGCATTATTGAGATTGATGTTCGCAGTGTTAACACCACTCAATTAAACACTATTTTCGAAAAAATTAACGCATTATTTTAAGAGAGATATTCCATGAGTTTAAAAGCTAACTTCTATAAAAACCGTGTATGCCTAAACGTATTAGCAGGCTCTGTTGATAATGCGGCTGATATTTATGACGCAGCAGAAGGTCATGTTCTTGTTGGTGTTTTATCTAAAAATTACCCAGATGTTGATACTGCAGTTGAAGATATGAAGAAATACAGCGAAGTAACAAATAATGCTGTATCTGTTGGCTTAGGTGCAGGGGACCCAAATCAATCAATGATGGTTTCGCTTATTTCACAACACGTACAACCGCAGCACATTAACCAAGTATTTACTGGTGTAGCAACAAGCCGAGCTTTAGCTGGGCAAGATAAAAGTATCGTGAATGGTCTTATTTCACCAACTGGCACTGTAGGAATGGTGAAAATCTCAACAGGTCCGTTAAGTTCTCGCTCTGAAGACGCAATTGTTCCGGTAGAAACAGCTATTGCCATGCTAAAAGACATGGGTGGTAGCTCTGTAAAATACTTCCCGATGGGCGGTTTAGAAACACGTGAAGAATTTGCTTGTGTTGCAAAAGCGTGTGCTGAACAAGATTTCTGGTTAGAGCCGACAGGTGGAATTGACCTTGAAAACTATGAGGAAATTATGCAAATCGCATTAGATGCAGGAGTTAGCAAAATCATTCCTCACATCTACAGTTCTATCATAGATAAAGCAACGGGAAATACTCGCCCTGAAGATGTAAAAACACTGTTAGACATGACAAAAAAACTGCTTAACTAAGTTTGCTCCAAAAGGCCAATTATTCGCCCCCGGATATTGGCCTTTTTTATTAAAAATAAGAAGGAAATTGTATATTTTTCAATAAAATAAATTACATCCACATATACATCACATATTGAATAAATACCATTACCCTAACGTTTTCGTTGGTTGATATTATTGTCAATATAAACACTTATTAACTGTTCTGGTTTTTCTATGATCCAACTGCCTTATCCTCGTCTTAATGTCATTTTTGAAGCGCTTAGATATGAAGCCCTTCCTCAACAAGAGCTTGCTCAACGTTGTGATATTTCAACACGAACAATTCGAACAGACATCTCTGCCTTGAATGATATTTTGGCCTCTTATGGTGCCCAAATTCAGCACCAGAGAGGAAAGGGCTATCACTTTGATATCTATGATGAGACCCGTTTCTTGGATATTGAAAAACAAACGAAAAAAATGAAATCCTCACCTCGTAACGCTAAAGATCGCATGGTGTATTTGATGATGCGTCTATTATCTCAAGAGGAAGAATGTAAGTTAGATGATCTTGCCAATCAGTGGTTTGTCAGTCGAACTTCATTACAAGCCGATATGGGAGAAATTCGAGAGCAACTTGAACAATATAATTTAGAGCTAATAAGCAAAGCACATTGTGGATTACGCCTGTTTGGTGAAGAGCAAGCTATTCGAGCTTGTATCGCCCATATTTTATTTCAATTTAAACCAAGCGATCATACGTTTATTGATGTATGTGAATATTTTTTCCCAGAGATTAACCACCCGTCCTTGAGAGCCGATTTACTTGAGCTAATTAATAAAAATCACATCAAGCTTACTGACGAAGGTTTGCATCATTTAGTCGTCTATTGTGGTATTGCCCTACATCGCTTAAAACAAAATGCGAGTATTCATCATGTGGATCAACCAAACCTCAGTGAAGAAGCACAAAAAACGGCAACAGAGTTAAGCCAAACCATAGAAAGTTTACTTGGTGCACCTTTACCTCAAGCAGAAATAGATTATCTAAGCATTCAAATTGCGGCACGTCGAGTTACTGGGGTTCCTGAAATCGACATTCAAAAACCAACAGAGCAATTAGAGCTAACTCAATATTTATTGAATTATGTTAATACGCATTACAACTACGATCTGCGTAATGATGAGCAATTAAAACGAGACTTACTCTGCCATATCACCACCATGATCTTACGAGTTAAGTATCAAATTACCATTCCAAATCCACTATTTGATCATATTAAACGCTATTACCCATTAGCCTATGATATGACTGTAGCTGCCGTTTCTCATTGGGGTAAGCATTTAATTCCAGACGGTGAGATCGGTTACTTAGTCATGCATATTGGCGTTGGATTAGAGCGTAATTTTTCACTTGAAGAGCAACTGCCACCAAAAGCGTTACTTGTTTGTGACTCAGGCACATCAATCGTGCGTTTACTTGAATCACAACTTATGCGCTCACTGCCTCAACTCACAATAGAGAAAGTAGAGAGTCTTAGAGATTATGAAGAACTATCAAAAGTAGATGCCGATTTCGTTATCTCGACAGAAAAAGTATCACAAAAAAACAAACCGACAATCACGGTATCTCCGATACCAACAAGCTTCCAATTAGAACAAGTAAATAAACTCATTCTAATGAATCGCTCACACCCATATATGTTGGATAAATTTTTTGATCACCGTTATTTTTCTGTTCTGGATGAACCAATGACTCAAGGAGAAGTGCTTAAAAAATTCAGTTCTCATTTTACAGAAGATAACATCACCCCTATTGAGTTTTACGACTCTGTTATTGAGCGAGAAAGCATTACATCGACGATTTTAGGGGAAGGCATTGCAATTCCACACTCGTTGGGATTACTCGCTAACGAAACAAAAGTATATACCATCATTTCTCCACACGGCGTAGATTGGGGGAATGGGAAAATAGCTCATGTGATTTTTCTTTTTGCTATTAATAAAGACGATTATGAAGAAGCGATGAGCCTTTACGATTTATTTGTGACCTTCATGAATGGCAAAGCCGTCGATACCATTTTAGGCTGCCACTCTTATGACGAATTTCAATATGTAGCTAAAGAATGTTGGTTTAATCGCAAAAAAGATTGGTAAATAAAAAACCCCGGAACATGCCGGGGTTTTACATATCAATTAAATTGAACAATAAAAATTATCCGCGAGGCTTAAACTCAAGCACTGGTGCTTTCTCTCCATCATTCACATCTTTTGGATTGTTAATAACTAAAAAATCCAAGGCGCGTCCTGTAGGACTAAGTAACGCAAGCTCTTCTCTATGTTCATCTTCCAAACAAATATTTAATGAGATATTTGAAAGCGCCTTAACACCAAATTCATCTTCTAATGTCTCTAGTGCTTCTTGTAGGTTTTCAGCAAGAGACTTACTGTCCCAGCGACCTTTAAATTGGATTTCCAACGACTTCATCCTCTACTTTCTTAGTACACATCACATTTAGCATGGAGGTGTTTTTTAATTTTCTGGCCGCACCATCTTTAAAGAGTCCCAAATTATCAGCACCCCAATAAGGCAATAATACAGGCCATTTGTCTTTGGTCATTATCGTTGAATCAAGCAAGATTTGCCATTGCTCTTTAGTAACCAAATCCATATCTATTTGCTGACAAATTTCTTGAGCATGTAGAGATGTAGCTCGAAGCCATGGCAAACTATTTTCCATATAAAAACCTTCACTAGTGTCATCTGTAAATGGAACTACAAAATGAAGATTATTTATCTTTGTTTGCTTGCGAATAGTAATAGGATCAGGTTCTGGCTCGCTTACCGCCTCAGGAGCTCTTTCAATCGGTTCTTCAACTTGAGGCAACAAAGCTAAGTTCACCTCCCTTAATGCTGCATGTTTAAATAACCGATCACTTTGTAAACGTCTTAATTGCTTTTGCGCTGTAGTGAAATCTTGATAAGGCCCAATCAAGCAACGCTTAGCTTCTCCCTCTAATTTAAAGTTAATCGAGGCATCCACTTTCTTTTGAATATGATTTACTTTTTCTTTCGTCAGATCTTGATTAAACACACCACATTGAATCCAAAACTCGCTCTTTCCTTTTTCTAATTTTGGTTGTTGATTTCCCCATAAACCATCACCAATTGGGCAAGCATCTAACAACACATTTTTCGCATCAGAATGCGCAGCTTTAGAAAAACAAATCGAGGTAAGTGCGCTTTCCTTTTTAACCACATCATCATTTGAAGCATCATTGGCATAAGCATGCGTCATAACAAGAACACTACTTAATACTCCCAATGAAATTTTTGTTATTTTTATTAATTGAGTCATCAAACTTCTCCAAACAAGCACTTACAATATTATCAGCATAGCAAAAGTTATGTTTCAAATCCGAGAACCTCATTCTAATGCGCTTATATTACTCATTTTCATAGAATAAAATGGCTATCCATAAGCCGATAAACTAAAATTATTTTTCCCCTTCTCTATTTATGTCGAGTAACACATGGAAGTTGAACTGTTAGAAATACAGCATTTTTTATCTCAATACCCTCCGTTTAATTTACTTCCAGAGGAAGCGATAAAAGAAGCGGCGCAAAGTGTTGAAATATCTTATTACCGAGCAGAAACCATGGTGATTGGCTTTGGTGATGAGATCAAAGATCTCTACATGGTTCGCAGTGGTATCATCGAAGTATATCGTCGAAATGGAGAGCTTTATAACCGTCTTGATGAAGGTAGTATCTTTGGCCAAATGGGACTATTAATGAACAATAAAGTTCGTTTCCCAGCCAAAGCCCTAAAAGATTCCCTACTTTACTGTATTCCTGAAGCCGTTTTTGATGATTTCTGTGAACGCTATGATGAGTTCTCTGACTTTGTTGAAGTAGAAGATGCCACTCGTCTAAAACAAGCGGTTGAAAACACAGAAGACGATGCAAACGACTTAACAACATCTAAAGTGAAAACGCTGATCACCCGTGAAGCCGTAATGATTGAAAAAAATCAAACCATTCAATCTGCTGCAAAAACCATGGCTGAAGAAAACGTATCAGCGGTATTAATCACAGATCCCGACATCGATATCGAAGAAGAAGATAATAACTTTGTTGGTATTATTACCGACCGAGATTTATGCACCAAAGTATTAGCGTGTGGTTTGGATTTTGAAACACCAGTGTCTGAAGTAATGTCGACAGAATTAATCTCTCTTGATCACAATGCTTATGTTTTTGAAGCCATGCTGATGATGCTACGCTACAACGTCCACCACCTTCCTGTACTAAGAAATAAACAACCTATTGGCGTTATTGAAGTTTCTGATATTGTTCGCTACGAATCACAAAACAGTCTGTTGTTTGTAAGCAGTATTTTCCAGCAACAAACCATTGAAGATTTAGTGATACTTTCCACTCAACTGAAAGACTGTTTCTTACGCATGGTCAACGAAGACGCCAACTCTCACATGGTTGGTAGCGCAATGTCTGAAATTGGACGTAGTTTTAAACAACGCTTATTAGAACTAGCAGAAGAAGAGCTTGGTGAACCTCCGGTACCTTATTGTTTCTTAGCTCTTGGTTCTATGGCTCGTGACGAACAATTAATTGTTACAGACCAAGATAATGCGATCATTTTAGATAATGAATACAACGAGAAAGAACATGGTGAATACTTCAAAGCGCTATCTGAATTTGTTTGTGATGGTTTAGCAGCTTGTGGCTATAAATATTGCACTGGCGATATCATGGCAACCAACCCTAAATGGCGTAAGACACAATCAGAGTGGGAAGAATGTTTTGCCGATTGGATTGATAACCCAGATCCTCAAGCACTATTAAATAGCTCTATTTTCTTTGATTTAAATGGCGTCTATGGTCGAACTAAATGGGCTGAACAACTTAATGGCTTCATTGTTCGACGTGCGAAAAAGAATAACCGCTTCTTAGCTTGTTTAGCACGAAACGGCTTACGTCGAACACCACCTCTGGGTTTCTTTAAAGACTTTGTAATGGAAAAAGATGGTCGTCATAATAATTCCATCAACCTAAAGCGTCGTGGTACAGCTCCACTAGCCGATTTAATTCGTGTTCACGCATTGGCCATTGGTTCTCATGCTCAAAACTCATTTGAACGTTTAGATGACATTATCGAAGCTGGTATTTTACCTAAATCCAAAGGCCAAGATTTGCATCATGCAATGGAATTAATCTCACTGGTTCGATTACGCCACCAAGCATTAGATGTCGAAGCTGGTATTGAACCTGATAACAATATCGAACCTGAAAACATGTCAGACTTTGAACGCCGTAATTTAAAGGATGCATTCCAAGTACTAAGTAACGCTCAAAATTTCTTAAAATATCGCT
The Aliivibrio fischeri ATCC 7744 = JCM 18803 = DSM 507 DNA segment above includes these coding regions:
- a CDS encoding transcriptional regulator — protein: MNSNTLEINEELFTDEVDSTFNKVIDILRAENIFPDSVQKQMLYSHLKAMVIRSHTNEPLPEVEIEMFDEISKSSHKLAEDVVKWFPALAYEETYLLSVHFEVAKENELTEELGA
- a CDS encoding glycine-rich SFCGS family protein, with the translated sequence MADVKVVIGDRLGKGQKVGMGVEAAGGSVTVIPGMAADMKLGDIMKQEEADFGISFCGSGGAGAITAQNKYGYKAKYGMRSVEEGVTAINEGYNVLGFGFMDQEELGKKLVEAFVKKYRS
- a CDS encoding DUF4312 family protein — encoded protein: MKESITTTVTVSGNGNTKQSAFSSALSNIQKTILKDNEQVILRIEPVDVKLINAEKKERIEKFMFFFLPRNKTTYSVTIDVTVNVTVINIDQLDFKSI
- a CDS encoding DUF4311 domain-containing protein gives rise to the protein MFLIILIKSLIIGALVGVGVGVGAARMFHAPTVQGMGAFRTLGELNSCEGDPASHFSFGLGFFFNAWASSVAAGAFTQDVDHRIIPNWGAAALMVKNRDVATTMHDPKKMGIACGIIGMIVVAFLNTTASAVPESLQITAVKVLVPAANLLVNIAMPVIFWLAAIDAGRRSGFWATIFGGLAHMIMGNAVPGLVLGILIGKGVEDGGWNRVTKTMLTAVIALFVLSAFFRGFDLELLESFRLTIPTWLESVHTSISGK
- a CDS encoding DUF4310 family protein, giving the protein MDDKLKNNFWYADWSFPFFVGLLSSGVFAGTHMYYLYGIGAFNEVAFVSMLRAGMDTGVYGAVAAFGASFLFARIIEGSLVGILDIGGAIQTGIGLGVPALLLGAGIVYPLENFVASLIVGFFLGVAIGYIIIIARKYTVGQSNSTYGADVMMGAGNSSGRFLGPLIVLSAIGASIPIGIGSLIGALAFYQWQKPITGGAILGAMVFGSLFPVAIG
- a CDS encoding amidohydrolase/deacetylase family metallohydrolase, translating into MYDLLIKNGKLVNGHFVDIAIQAGKIAKINTNIIEDAEKEIDLKGLHYISAGWIDSHTHCYSASPIYNDEPDLIGVAHGVTTVIDAGSVGADDIDDFYQLTQKSSTNVYSILNISRIGLLRQDELADMSDIDLDIAKETINKHSNFVVGIKARMSGSVVKENGLKPLVKAKEMQAQNNHLPLMVHVGNNPPNLDDIAELLTKGDIITHCYNGKPNRILTPEGELKESMKKAIKRGVILDVGHGGASFSFDVAEQAIKKGIYPDTISSDIYCKNRIAGPVRSLPHIMSKFLTIGLSLEQVINCVTINAANALQMDTKGQLEVGKDADLTIFNIHHEPCTFVDSEQGNRQGNESFLPLASIVAGQIITTQHGENTDVFNS
- a CDS encoding DgaE family pyridoxal phosphate-dependent ammonia lyase, which codes for MSSIHEKYGLTEVINASGRMTALGVSTPNEDVVNAVKEGLGQYFDMKDLVIKTGEYIANLLNVDAAIVVSCASAGIAQSVAAVIVKDSQYRLENLHAHAHDVPSEIVLPKGHNVNFGAPVGTMVTLGGGTIKEAGYANECSAEQLEAAITKNTAAILYIKSHHCVQKSILNVEQAAVVAQKHNLPLIVDAAAEEDLKGYFAMGADLVIYSGAKAIEGPTSGLVVGKTQYVDWVRKQSQGIGRAMKVGKEGILGLTHAITDYLTVEKESGQEMVAKMEKFIADMNTIHGVTSRVVWDSAGRDIARAEIAFNHESLGTTTNNIVKQLNNGNPAIYCRGYKANEGIIEIDVRSVNTTQLNTIFEKINALF
- the dagF gene encoding 2-dehydro-3-deoxy-phosphogluconate aldolase, whose product is MSLKANFYKNRVCLNVLAGSVDNAADIYDAAEGHVLVGVLSKNYPDVDTAVEDMKKYSEVTNNAVSVGLGAGDPNQSMMVSLISQHVQPQHINQVFTGVATSRALAGQDKSIVNGLISPTGTVGMVKISTGPLSSRSEDAIVPVETAIAMLKDMGGSSVKYFPMGGLETREEFACVAKACAEQDFWLEPTGGIDLENYEEIMQIALDAGVSKIIPHIYSSIIDKATGNTRPEDVKTLLDMTKKLLN